From a single Wolbachia endosymbiont of Oedothorax gibbosus genomic region:
- a CDS encoding IS630 family transposase (programmed frameshift), which produces MPAAYSYDLRKKAMEALDEGESRETVAARFKIGRTTLWEWQQRRKETGDFQSKKLGNGGYNHKITDWDAFAKFARENGGKTLLEMAKLWSNVSIQTIHRALKKIGFTRKKKTYGYKERSEEKRAKFLKIIATKEPKNLVYIDESGIDNTEDYPYGYCQKGQRFYALKSGKKTQRISMIAALSERKIVAPLTFEGHCNMDIFNGWFEQFLIPTLEPGQTVILDNATFHKSDKIIKLAKGIGAEILYLPPYSPDFNKIEHHWFAIKNRVRKNIPLFKSFRHAVDSAFL; this is translated from the exons ATGCCAGCAGCATATAGTTATGACTTAAGGAAAAAAGCAATGGAAGCTCTAGACGAGGGAGAAAGCAGAGAAACAGTGGCAGCAAGATTTAAAATTGGACGAACTACTTTGTGGGAGTGGCAGCAAAGAAGAAAAGAAACAGGTGACTTTCAATCAAAAAAACTTGGAAATGGAGGTTACAATCACAAAATTACCGACTGGGATGCCTTTGCTAAATTTGCCAGAGAAAACGGAGGAAAGACTCTATTGGAAATGGCTAAACTTTGGAGCAACGTTAGTATCCAAACTATCCACCGAGCCCTGAAAAAAATTGGATTTACACGCA AAAAAAAGACCTATGGGTACAAGGAAAGAAGCGAAGAAAAACGTGCTAAATTCTTGAAAATTATAGCAACAAAAGAACCTAAAAACTTAGTGTATATAGATGAGTCTGGCATTGACAACACTGAAGACTACCCCTATGGATATTGTCAGAAGGGACAGCGGTTTTATGCCCTAAAATCTGGGAAGAAAACTCAACGAATCAGTATGATTGCAGCTTTAAGTGAAAGAAAAATAGTTGCTCCATTAACCTTTGAAGGCCACTGTAATATGGATATTTTTAATGGATGGTTTGAGCAATTTTTGATACCGACCTTGGAACCTGGACAAACTGTCATTCTTGACAATGCTACTTTTCATAAGTCTGATAAGATCATTAAGCTTGCTAAAGGGATTGGTGCAGAAATTTTGTATCTGCCACCGTATTCTCCAGATTTTAACAAAATTGAACATCATTGGTTTGCTATAAAAAACAGAGTCAGGAAAAACATTCCTCTATTCAAGTCTTTTCGTCATGCTGTTGATTCTGCCTTTCTATGA
- the rnc gene encoding ribonuclease III, with protein MESLNDAISKITDYKFTNYAILEEALTHPSVNKRNSKNQIVSYERLEFLGDSVLNMVVSAILFKLFPEEKEGALAKRKTDLVCGNTIANVAKEIKLGSFIIMNNSERCNGGRCNLKNLENSLEALIGAIYVDGGLENVEKFIIQYWEKLAKSMLDPPQDPKTSLQEWTQKNKLPLPEYELVKQTGPAHNPEFTISVCIEDYGKVSACASSKKIAEQKAAELMLEKIGKDASV; from the coding sequence ATGGAGAGTTTGAATGATGCAATATCTAAGATCACTGATTATAAATTTACAAATTATGCAATATTAGAAGAGGCACTAACCCACCCAAGCGTAAATAAAAGGAATAGCAAAAACCAGATTGTAAGCTACGAAAGACTAGAGTTTTTAGGCGATAGTGTTTTGAATATGGTCGTATCTGCCATACTGTTTAAACTATTTCCTGAAGAAAAAGAAGGGGCATTGGCAAAAAGAAAGACGGATTTAGTTTGTGGCAACACCATTGCTAATGTTGCTAAAGAAATAAAATTAGGCAGCTTTATCATCATGAATAATAGCGAACGCTGCAATGGAGGGAGATGTAACTTAAAAAATTTAGAAAACTCGCTTGAAGCACTAATAGGTGCAATTTATGTTGATGGCGGACTTGAAAATGTTGAAAAATTTATTATCCAATATTGGGAAAAGCTAGCTAAAAGCATGCTTGATCCCCCTCAAGATCCTAAAACCTCACTGCAAGAATGGACTCAGAAAAACAAATTGCCTTTACCAGAGTATGAGCTTGTAAAACAAACTGGACCAGCGCACAATCCTGAATTTACTATATCAGTTTGCATAGAAGATTACGGTAAAGTTTCTGCATGCGCTTCTAGTAAAAAGATTGCTGAACAAAAAGCTGCTGAGTTGATGTTAGAAAAAATTGGAAAAGACGCTTCAGTTTAG